Genomic segment of Shewanella sp. OMA3-2:
GCTCAACTATGGTTATTGCGGCACACTTACTTAAACAACTAGAACAGTGCTGGCCAACCTATCATCCTAATTTTGTCAATTTTTCTAGCTTTATTGGCCAATTTAATCGCTTACTGTTTTTTATCCCTAGATTATTATGGCAGTTTTCATTAGCAATACAGTTTGGTCAACTTGGTGTTAAAAGCATAGTTGTTACAGATAAGGTCACTCAAGGACTAAATAATGACTTTAGTGTGATACATCTAGGGGCTAATTTACTCAAAACTGAACTTGGCGGGCCACAACAATTTATACTGCCATCAGCTTCACAAAAACTCAGTTATACAAATGGGGCTGCTGAAACTGTTTTTGAAAAAGTGGCTTTAGCCAAAGTATTAGCCGGCCCACTCCCCCACTACCAGCATATTCATATTGCGATCAAGGCGGCCCAGAATGGTAAATTTTTCTTCTTAGCATTAGCTATTTTATTGCCTTTGTTATGGGCATTGCTGCAAAATATGTAAATCGTTAGCCAAAAGCGGTATTATCCGCGGCTGCTTGTTTTATATACCCTCGTTTATAGGAAAGTGACCTTGTTCGATAATTTACATGTTTCATTAACCACGCCGGCTTTGCTATTTCCGGCCATCTCATTACTTTTGCTGGCATATACCAATCGTTTTTTTGCACTAGCGGCACTTATCCGCCAGCTAAGTGAACGAGGTAAACCTGTCAATGACGAGCAAATAAAAAACCTTAAACAACGCATTAATCTTATCCGCAAGATGCAGGAAGCGGGTGTGAGTAGTTTTGCTTTATGCGTGTTATGCATGATTTTTCTTTATACTGGATTTAATCAAGTTGGCTCAGTTATCTTTGGCCTAAGTTTGCTGTTGTTACTCTATTCTTTGATTTTATCTGTGATTGAAATTCGCATTTCGGTTGATGCACTTAATATTCACCTTAAAGAGTTAAGTAAATGAGCCAATGGATTTACTTTTTTGACCTCTGCGGTACTGCTGTATTTGCACTATCTGGGGCCTTGGCTGCAGGAAAGCATCGTATGGACCCTTTCGGCGTAACGGTATTAGCCTCTGTGACTGCGATTGGCGGCGGCAGTATCCGTGACACATTATTAGGCTCCACACCGGTTTTTTGGATTACCGATCCCAATTACATCATAGTGATCCTCGCGACCGTGGTTGCTTGTTTGATCCTGGTCCGCAAGCCCCATAAGTTACCCAACATCACCCTGCCTGTGGCCGATGCTCTAGGCTTAGCCCTGTTTACGGTTATTGGTGCTCAAAAAGCATTACTACTGGGTCATTCTGGCATGATTGCTGTTGTAATGGGATTAATAACCGGCGTTGGCGGTGGTATAATTCGAGATGTATTATGTCGACAAGTTCCCATGGTATTACGGACAGAAATTTATGCTACAGCTTCTATTATTGGCGGGATCTGTTATACCTTGAGCTTACTGTCAGGAATAGATAGTATGACTTCGATGTTCTTAGCTATGGCTAGCACGCTCATCATTAGATTAAGTGCAATCCGCTGGCATCTTTCCTTACCTGCATTCGATTTAAAAACAAAGAGACCTTGATGTGCGTTTAATTAGCCTACTATTTAGCTTACTATTGAGTTTTCAAACTCATGCGAATATTGGTGATATGCCAGCAGAACAACAGCTTGCAATTCAATATGTTGAGGCCTATACCAGCCATGATTTTAAAACGTTAAAAAAGTTTTATACCCGTGAGAGCATATTTTTTGATAAAACTGCTGGGGTAGAATATAAAGGTGAGCGCCAGATTATTGCTTTCCTCACCCGTGCCTATGAAGGTGTACTTGAATACCGACTGAATATAGAACATATGTTCAATAATGGCGCTATTATCGTCATAATTGGCAGCTATAGCTTACGTGGTCCAGGTGATCAATATGGTAAACCCGATAAAATTATTGATATTGCGGTTCCAGGGGTCACCACCTTAAAATTTGATATGAAAACCCAACGCTTAATCGAACATATGGATTTGATGGACTACCAAACAATGGCTGACCAACTAGAATCTCAGTAATCTATTAGTCCCTCCAGTGTTTCGATGGGCTTCTTCAATATCGAACATAACTCCCCCAAAAAACGATTAAATTCAGATAATAAAAAAGGCTCATAAGAGCCTTTTTTAT
This window contains:
- a CDS encoding DUF2721 domain-containing protein, which produces MFDNLHVSLTTPALLFPAISLLLLAYTNRFFALAALIRQLSERGKPVNDEQIKNLKQRINLIRKMQEAGVSSFALCVLCMIFLYTGFNQVGSVIFGLSLLLLLYSLILSVIEIRISVDALNIHLKELSK
- a CDS encoding trimeric intracellular cation channel family protein, with translation MSQWIYFFDLCGTAVFALSGALAAGKHRMDPFGVTVLASVTAIGGGSIRDTLLGSTPVFWITDPNYIIVILATVVACLILVRKPHKLPNITLPVADALGLALFTVIGAQKALLLGHSGMIAVVMGLITGVGGGIIRDVLCRQVPMVLRTEIYATASIIGGICYTLSLLSGIDSMTSMFLAMASTLIIRLSAIRWHLSLPAFDLKTKRP
- a CDS encoding nuclear transport factor 2 family protein, with the protein product MPAEQQLAIQYVEAYTSHDFKTLKKFYTRESIFFDKTAGVEYKGERQIIAFLTRAYEGVLEYRLNIEHMFNNGAIIVIIGSYSLRGPGDQYGKPDKIIDIAVPGVTTLKFDMKTQRLIEHMDLMDYQTMADQLESQ